A stretch of Garra rufa chromosome 11, GarRuf1.0, whole genome shotgun sequence DNA encodes these proteins:
- the LOC141345377 gene encoding hemagglutinin/amebocyte aggregation factor-like, with the protein MKTVALLLLLTGLLAPGQGWKNNYDDALNFVCPARQSISSIASEHNNDREDRVWDFSCQDTYGQKGCYWTDYVNDFDQLVLFECSAQHVIAGMSSYHSNTHEDRRWKFYCCNSPVSASCHWTTYVNNFDEYFHWSVPSGNVLVGVHSYHQNEQEDRRWAYKSCVLYNR; encoded by the exons ATGAAGACCGTTGCTCTGCTTCTGCTGCTGACTGGACTGTTGGCCCCTGGACAAG GCTGGAAGAACAACTATGATGATGCTCTAAATTTTGTCTGTCCTGCAAGGCAGTCCATATCCTCCATAGCGAG TGAACACAACAATGATCGTGAGGACCGAGTTTGGGACTTTAGCTGTCAAGACACCTACGGCCAGAAAGGATGTTACTGGACAGATTACGTCAACGACTTTGACCAATTGGTCCTCTTTGAGTGTTCAGCACAACATGTGATCGCAGGAATGAGCAGCTACCACAGCAACACCCATGAGGACAGACG CTGGAAATTTTACTGCTGTAACAGTCCGGTTTCTGCGAGCTGTCATTGGACCACATACGTGAACAACTTCGATGAGTACTTCCACTGGTCTGTGCCCTCCGGGAACGTTCTGGTGGGCGTTCATAGCTACCATCAAAATGAACAAGA AGATCGGCGATGGGCGTACAAGTCCTGTGTCCTGTACAACCGTTGA
- the LOC141346156 gene encoding hemagglutinin/amebocyte aggregation factor-like, producing the protein MKTVALLLLLVGLLAPGQGWKNNYDDALNFVCPASQSISSIASEHNNDREDRVWDFSCQDTYGQSGCYWTDYVNDFDQLVLFECSAQHVIAGMSSYHSNTHEDRRWKFYCCKSSSVSASCHWTKYVNNFDEYFHWSVPSGNVLVGVHSYHQNEQEDRRWAYKSCVLYNR; encoded by the exons ATGAAAACCGTTGCTCTGCTTCTGCTGCTGGTTGGACTGTTGGCCCCTGGACAAG GCTGGAAGAACAACTATGATGATGCTCTAAATTTTGTCTGTCCTGCAAGCCAGTCCATATCCTCCATAGCGAG TGAACACAACAATGATCGTGAGGATCGGGTTTGGGACTTTAGCTGTCAAGACACCTACGGCCAGAGTGGATGTTACTGGACAGATTACGTCAACGACTTTGACCAATTGGTCCTCTTTGAGTGTTCAGCGCAACACGTGATCGCAGGAATGAGCAGCTACCACAGCAACACCCATGAGGACAGACG CTGGAAATTTTACTGCTGTAAAAGTTCATCGGTTTCTGCAAGCTGTCATTGGACCAAATACGTGAACAACTTCGATGAGTACTTCCACTGGTCTGTGCCCTCCGGGAACGTTCTGGTGGGCGTTCATAGCTACCATCAAAATGAACAAGA AGATCGGCGATGGGCGTACAAGTCCTGTGTCCTGTACAACCGTTGA